The segment TACTCGGCTGGTTGCTCGGTACACAGAATTCTAAGGCGCCTATGTGGATGGTGATTATCACGAATATCACCAATATTGCTCTCGATATCCTGTTTGTTGTTGGCTTCGGCTGGAAAGTCCAAGGCGCGGCTGCCGCTTCGGTTATCGCCGATTATGCCGGACTGAGCTTTGGTCTTCTTTGTATATGGAAGTATTGGCAAGCGAATCAATTACCGAGTCTGTGGAGCAAAATTCGTGGCAGCAGTGAAGGTTTGAGTCGTTTTGTAAAACTCAATCGAGATATCTTTCTTCGTTCTTTGTGCTTACAAGCTGCGTTTAGCTTTATGACATTCCAAGGCGCAGCGTTTGGTGACCATACTGTTGCAGCCAACGCCGTTCTTATGAGTTTTCTTATGATGATTTCCTATGGGATGGATGGGTTTGCTTATGCGATGGAAGCCATGGTTGGTAAAGCGATTGGAGCGAAAAGTGAAACACAACTAAAAGCGGCGATGGTTGGTAGTGCCTTTTGGTGCGTGATCATCTGTACTTTGCTAACGTTCGCCTTCGGTTATTGGGGATCGGCACTGATCCACTTGATCTCGGATATTCCGCAAGTACGAGAAGAGGCGAACGTCTATTTACCTTGGCTGGTTGCAATGCCTTTGTCTTCTATGTGGTGTTTCTTACTTGATGGTATTTTTATTGGGGCGACCAAAGGTAAAGAGATGCGTAACAGTATGGTGATATCGACAACGGCGTTTTTCTCAATGTTCTATTTGTTTTCGCAGTATGGAAATCACGCTTTATGGCTGGCCATGCTCAGTTTTATGATAATTCGCGGGTTAAGTCTGGCTATGGTTCTGGCTGGGCAGTGGAAACGAGGGGTCTTCTTTGCTTAACGCTGTTGTTTTCTGAACCAATAAAAAATCGCAGCCTATAGAGCTGCGATTTTACGTTTAACGGATGCTTCTGTTTTACTGTGAAAGCTAAAATAGGCGATTTAGACCATTCAATGCGGCTACGCGATACGCTTCTGCCATTGTCGGGTAGTTAAAAGTGGTATTGACGAAATACTCGATGGTATTTGCTTCCCCCTTTTGTTCCATGATGGCCTGACCGATATGGATGATTTCCGCAGCTCGTTCACCAAAGCAGTGAATACCTAAAATCTCTTTCGTTTCACGGTGGAAGAGAATCTTCAAGCTGCCAACATCTTTGCCTGAGATCTGTGCTCGTGCCAAGTGTTTGAATGAAGAACGACCCACTTCATAAGGTACTTTCGCGGCTGTTAATTCTTGCTCTGTTTTACCAACCGAACTGATTTCTGGAATGGTGTAAATACCCGTTGGGATATCTTCAATCAGTTTGTTGGTGGCTTGTCCTTGAGAAATCGCTTGAGCAGTGAAACGACCTTGGTCATAGGCTGCACTTGCAAGGCTTGGATAACCAATCACATCGCCCACAGCGTAAATATGGTTGACCTCTGTCTGGTAGTTGCTGTTAACACTTAGCTGACCGCGAGAATCCGCTTTCAGCCCAACCACTTCAAGGTTGAGTTTGTCTGTATTACCAGTTCGCCCGTTCGCGTAAAGCATACAGTCAGCTTTCATCTTTTTACCTGAGTTCAGATGAACGATAACACCATCTTCCGTACCTTCGATTTTGCTGTATGTCTCGTCGTTACGAATAACCACGCCGCTGTTCCAGAAGTGGTAAGAGAGTGCATCTGACGTTTCGTTGTCTAGGAACGAAAGCAAGCGGTCGCGTGTGTTGATTAAATCTGTTTTTACCCCTAAACCACGGAAGATAGAAGCATATTCACAACCGATGACACCTGCGCCATAAATAATGATGTGTTGTGGGTCGTGCTCAAGGTTCAAGATAGAGTCACTGTCATAAACGCGTGGGTGGCTGAAATCCACATCAGCAGGGCGGTAAGGGCGTGAGCCAGTAGCAATAACAAATTTATCTGCGGTGTAGTTTTCAACCGTGTGATCGCTTTTTGTTACTGCAACAGTATTGGAATCGACAAAACGTGCTTTACCAAAGATTAAGCTGCACTGGTTACGGTCATAAAAGCCTTGGCGTAGACGAGTTTGCTTATCAATAACGGTTTTAGCATGCCCAAGGATAGTTGAAAAAGTAGAGTGAAGACTTGAGTTGTTGTTGCAGAACAAAGGGTTGCTATTAAATTCAATAATACGGCTAACCGCATGACGCAATGCCTTGGAAGGGATAGTTCCCCAGTGTGTACAACCACCGCCTACGCTGCTTTCTTTTTCAATAATGGCGACATTCATCCCTGCTTTGGTTAACCCCATTGCAGCACCTTCACCGCCAGGTCCACTACCTATTACGATGACGTCAAAGTGGTTATTCAGTGCCATAGATGATCCTTGTTATAATTTGGTTAACATTGCGATAGCGAGATTTTAACTGATATGTGCTAAGCGTGAAACTTAAACCCCTTATAGAGTGGAGAGGATCACGAGATTAAAACAAATATCGTCGATTTAACGCTTAAGTCGGGCAGTTGATGAAAAATGCAACGGTTATGTTAGGAAATTGTCTGATGCTTCAAAATGGTCTGTTTTGCCTCTTAGACATGTTGGTTAATCGCGCTATAGTAGGCGACTTTAGTGACTGACTTGGCAGGGCTTGGCTTAAAATGAAATCCACGGGAATTCGCGCACAACAGAAAGAAAAAACGCGTCGTTCGCTGATTGATGCGGCATTTAGCCAATTAAGTGCTGATCGTAGTTTTTCGAACTTAAGCTTACGTGAAGTCGCACGAGAAGCGGGGATAGCCCCAACCTCTTTCTATCGCCACTTTAAAGATATGGATGAATTGGGTTTGACCATGGTTGATGAAGGCGGATTGTTACTGCGCCAGCTTATGCGTCAAGCACGCCAGCGTATTGTTAAAGAGGGAAGTGTGATTCGCACTTCAGTAGAAACGTTTATGGAGTTCATCGAAAGTAGCCCAAACGTGTTTCGTCTATTATTGCGGGAACGTTCTGGTACTTCGTTTGAGTTTCGTGCGGCAGTAGCGCGTGAGATTCAGCATTTTTCTGCCGAACTTTCTGAATATCTGATAGCGACAGGTATGAATCGTGAAGAAGCCATCACTCAAGCAGGTGCTTCAGTCACATTAGTATTTAGCTCTGGTGCAGAAGCATTAGACTTAGATCGACGTGATCGCGATGAGCTCGCAGAACGTCTGATCATGCAACTGCGAATGATAGCCAAAGGGGCTTTCTGGTATCGCAAAGAACGTGAACGAAATCGACTAAAAGGCGGGATGAATTAATGTCAAATGAAAGTAGCGGCTCAATCAATCATGGTTCAGAACGTAAAACACTGATACTTGCGTTAATCGCGGGTATGTGTGGTGACTCTTTACTGTCTTGGATGACCATCAGTGAAGTCTCTTTTTCTATTTTCCCTGTTATCGCTTTGGTGCTGTCTGTGCAGGCGTTGTATCAGGAATACCTACGTAATCCAGTTGCGGAAGACATTCCACT is part of the Vibrio diazotrophicus genome and harbors:
- the sthA gene encoding Si-specific NAD(P)(+) transhydrogenase; its protein translation is MALNNHFDVIVIGSGPGGEGAAMGLTKAGMNVAIIEKESSVGGGCTHWGTIPSKALRHAVSRIIEFNSNPLFCNNNSSLHSTFSTILGHAKTVIDKQTRLRQGFYDRNQCSLIFGKARFVDSNTVAVTKSDHTVENYTADKFVIATGSRPYRPADVDFSHPRVYDSDSILNLEHDPQHIIIYGAGVIGCEYASIFRGLGVKTDLINTRDRLLSFLDNETSDALSYHFWNSGVVIRNDETYSKIEGTEDGVIVHLNSGKKMKADCMLYANGRTGNTDKLNLEVVGLKADSRGQLSVNSNYQTEVNHIYAVGDVIGYPSLASAAYDQGRFTAQAISQGQATNKLIEDIPTGIYTIPEISSVGKTEQELTAAKVPYEVGRSSFKHLARAQISGKDVGSLKILFHRETKEILGIHCFGERAAEIIHIGQAIMEQKGEANTIEYFVNTTFNYPTMAEAYRVAALNGLNRLF
- a CDS encoding YijD family membrane protein; translated protein: MSNESSGSINHGSERKTLILALIAGMCGDSLLSWMTISEVSFSIFPVIALVLSVQALYQEYLRNPVAEDIPLVGLACFFVGAFGHSAFVKAQYPEAGSNFFSIIVALLLLLWVGKKLGFIGHSE
- the fabR gene encoding HTH-type transcriptional repressor FabR; this translates as MKSTGIRAQQKEKTRRSLIDAAFSQLSADRSFSNLSLREVAREAGIAPTSFYRHFKDMDELGLTMVDEGGLLLRQLMRQARQRIVKEGSVIRTSVETFMEFIESSPNVFRLLLRERSGTSFEFRAAVAREIQHFSAELSEYLIATGMNREEAITQAGASVTLVFSSGAEALDLDRRDRDELAERLIMQLRMIAKGAFWYRKERERNRLKGGMN
- the dinF gene encoding MATE family efflux transporter DinF yields the protein MHRQVLLLAIPMVLSNITVPLLGLVDAAVIGHLEHAWYLGGVALGSTMISVAFWLLGFLRMSTTGLTAQAFGANDPQKLVRVLLQGCLMALGFAVVFLLLHRFISNWIFSFSDASEQVKFYGQQYFVIRAWSAPASLMNFVILGWLLGTQNSKAPMWMVIITNITNIALDILFVVGFGWKVQGAAAASVIADYAGLSFGLLCIWKYWQANQLPSLWSKIRGSSEGLSRFVKLNRDIFLRSLCLQAAFSFMTFQGAAFGDHTVAANAVLMSFLMMISYGMDGFAYAMEAMVGKAIGAKSETQLKAAMVGSAFWCVIICTLLTFAFGYWGSALIHLISDIPQVREEANVYLPWLVAMPLSSMWCFLLDGIFIGATKGKEMRNSMVISTTAFFSMFYLFSQYGNHALWLAMLSFMIIRGLSLAMVLAGQWKRGVFFA